The proteins below are encoded in one region of Chiloscyllium plagiosum isolate BGI_BamShark_2017 chromosome 7, ASM401019v2, whole genome shotgun sequence:
- the LOC122551452 gene encoding uncharacterized protein LOC122551452: protein MDEFDPKVVEEDARAIAASLSLTSTSFKQEKEPDLDNKGDCLLTKEEGKVWSGKHTMEEKRLLALQQDSGIPYNTKKATAWGVRVWDEWAKTRNSYIMEQGVQRNELFLYVPELCYEITHDELNFWLCRFVLEVRRQDGSEYPPNSLRLLCCSILRHLRENCRRSDIDFFNKLKLDFAEFRATLDDRMKQLQRLGIGLVRKQAQPYTEDDEEKLWQVVFHLRDAKSYSYAVYFYVCKVFSLCAAKDHHKLTVDQFKFGCDMISEYVEFTGRPSNPQDSLDKLKIVQTRQYADSLNPRCIVSLLRRYLNMIPPQGPFYRRPVPGTMQFSEQAIGVHTLERFSKEICEAAGISGHHTGHSGRVSSATTLYNRGFDEQSIKERTGPTGSLAKGYRRASLAQMKAMSDCLQPPNPLKMSACSPSSSSSSDDHSSSPDEGPSNIIIISEDGTDHPQEATTIFSRPEVTITEQDGVLKIEMPSRTSPQMPLTSHQTITKLKIVKGDIVLELNL, encoded by the exons ATGGATGAGTTTGATCCTAAAGTTGTCGAGGAAGATGCGAGAGCTATAGCAGCTTCTTTGTCTCTGACTTCTACCTCTTTTAAGCAAGAAAAGGAGCCTGATCTGGACAACAAAGGAGACTGCTTGTTGACAAAGGAAGAGGGCAAAGTCTGGTCTGGCAAACACACTATGGAGGAGAAGAGATTGCTGGCTTTGCAACAAGACAGTGGGATTCCATATAACACAAAAAAAGCAACAGCCTGGGGTGTCAGAGTTTGGGACGAGTGGGCTAAAACTCGAAATAGCTATATCATGGAGCAAGGTGTCCAGCGTAATGAACTCTTCCTTTATGTGCCCGAACTCTGCTATGAAATCACCCATGATGAACTGAATTTCTGGCTATGCAGATTTGTACTTGAAGTTCGGAGACAAGACGGCTCGGAATACCCACCTAATTCTCTCCGTCTCCTGTGCTGTTCAATCTTGCGGCACCTGCGGGAGAACTGCAGGCGCAGTGACATTGATTTCTTCAACAAGCTAAAACTGGACTTTGCCGAATTCCGGGCCACCCTTGACGATCGGATGAAACAACTCCAGCGGCTGGGAATTGGGCTGGTGAGGAAGCAGGCCCAGCCGTACACTGAGGACGATGAGGAGAAGTTATGGCAGGTGGTCTTCCATCTACGAGATGCAAAGAGCTACAGTTATGCTGTCTACTTCTATGTgtgcaaagtcttttctctatgTGCCGCCAAGGACCACCATAAACTAACAGTCGACCAGTTTAAATTTGGATGTGACATGATCAGTGAGTACGTGGAGTTTACTGGCAGGCCAAGCAATCCTCAGGACAGCCTTGACAAGTTGAAAATTGTCCAGACAAGACAGTACGCAGATTCCTTGAATCCAAGGTGCATAGTTTCACTGCTGCGACGCTACCTCAATATGATTCCCCCACAAGGTCCATTTTACCGCCGCCCTGTGCCTGGTACCATGCAGTTCTCTGAGCAGGCAATTGGAGTTCATACATTGGAACGATTTTCTAAAGAGATATGTGAAGCTGCAGGAATTTCAGGGCACCATACCGGACATTCTGGAAGG GTCAGCAGTGCAACAACCCTATACAACCGTGGCTTTGATGAGCAGTCAATTAAAGAACGCACAGGGCCAACAGGCAGTTTGGCAAAAGGCTACAGGAGAGCCTCTCTTGCTCAGATGAAGGCCATGTCAGACTGCCTGCAGCCTCCTAATCCACTGAAGATGTCAGCTTGTTCACCTTCATCATCATCTTCATCTGATGACCATAGTTCTTCACCAGATGAAGGCCCAAGCAATATCATCATCATATCTGAAGATGGGACTGATCACCCACAAGAAGCTACAACTATATTCAGCAGACCTGAAGTGACGATCACAGAACAGGATGGTGTACTGAAGATTGAAATGCCATCTAGGACCTCACCACAGATGCCCTTGACTTCACACCAGAccattacaaagttaaaaatagtgAAAGGAGACATTGTACTAGAATTAAATTTGTAA